AAGTTGCTGAGGCGGCCACAGAGGCTGTCCAGAATATTCTGTCAGTTTTGAACCAGTCATTGGGCAACAGCAGAACAGATAACAGTCAGGGACAGAACTCAAGGCAGCCGCAGAGCATGGATGAAGAAATGGCCAGGTCTAAGTTTAatcatgtttaaaaataaatattcttctACCATGTTATGAGCAGTGCTTTATTTGaatcaactttatatatatatatatatatatatatatactttttttttacttatgtTTACATCAGTCAAAGTGACTGTTTATTATTTACAAATCCTGTCAATTACAGGTCTTTTCCTGGACTGTTTAGGCGGGGGACAAAGCGAAATTCACCATGCATGTACAGGCCAACAAAGATTGCCAAACACTGGAGCTCATTCAACTTTACAGTTTTTCTTCTGTGCAAAAATTGTGACACAACTCCTTCACCTGTTCAAGACTTGCAGCACATGCAGGCAGGTCTGGGAAAAAGAACTCTTTCAATGCCAAAAGACTTTACTCATGCAGAGGTACTTATTTtcataaaaatgtaattttatttgtGTTGACAATCATTATCAACAGGCAGCAATATGTATTAGTTGTAAATTAAGAAAAACATAAATTTGTGCTTGTCTTGTATTTTAGGTCTCCAGCTTGTTTCAGAGTACATATCCAAAGATGAAAACAATCAGTGGTGGATGGCTTTTGTACAAAGCAGCTGGTATTACAAATAACTCATCTGTATCTTGTGATTGAGCTGGTGTAGTTACTCACTGCTGAGCTCCTCTGACTTTTTCTAAATTTTGGCAGGAGGAAATGGACGGCGCCATTTATCTGTTGTTCCTCCAGAATCAGAGGGATACACTGGAAGTACAATAAGAAGTGCATCTGCAGGGGGGAAAACCATGCTGTACATTGTTCCTTTACAGGAAGAATTTGATCTGACACCTCTACCTCACGATGCACAAGAATTTGGCCTCATGCCAAAGGCTGAATGCAAGACTTGCCTTAAAATCATGCCTTTGCAGCTTCTTGCCCTACATGTAAAACAGTGCAGTGCCCCAGACACAGTTTCTGATTCAGAACTAGATTCGGAACCAGAGGTAAGTAAATGCAAATTATATGTGTAATTACTTTTAGGGATTTTAGATGTCAAGCAACCTTATAAATAATACACTTTGTTGGTCTACTTTAGGTTGTTGAGATACCCTGTCATTATGAAAAAGTAAGTCAttttataaatgtatatatatatatatatatatatatatatatatatatatatataaaatctttcAGACTGTCTTCTAATATTCTGTAATCGAATTTCTCTGTTTTAGCCAAAAGAAGGAACATGTCCTTTGTGCCAAGTGGTTTTCCCAACCAGGGATTTGGAGATACATGCTAGTGTCTGTGGCGACGTTGGAAGTCACTTGGACAGGTGAATGACTTTATGTGTACATGTGTTCCAACCAAACCAAGGTGCAAATTACAGCTGCAAAATGTACAGTTTACACTGAAGTGACAAAAACTGcagtcctcctctgatccaatgttaaaaatgccaacttcatatcataaataaacatgtttacagcctggtaaaaaataacattttaggaTTATTAGGCATGAGGGAGGTGAATTTTTTTGTAAGTCATCCATTTTAATGTAATTAAAGCTTAAAATTAGGAGTAATTATTTGATTTACAGGTAGCAGAAGAGTCATCAGTGTTAACAGTTTCCCTCCTGCTTCTTCCAGGGAAGACCTCAGCCTTTGCCCCATATCGACAATGTTACAGAGAGTAGCCGAGTCTCCCAGTTACTGTTTTCTTGTTAGAAGTGCCCGCCAACCTCGGTTCTCTTTAGCTAACTTGTAGCTACATAAGCTAAAACTTTGTTGGGTGTCAATCTTCTGCCTCACAGCCTCACTCTCGGCTCCATTTATGTATTTTCTGTGAGAGAAAAGACGCGTGATATAGCCAAAATGGTGATAATGGGAGTCACCCACTGggcttcagctcttcagaaacctctaCAGGTGGCAGTGTGTATTAGTCTGTCTTCTATATACAGTCTATGGTCCCAACCCTTAAAAGTGAGTTAGAAATGCATGCCCATTTATATTCTCCAGTACATTATATTTTCGGTTAAGTAAAACTAGGATTTGAGTAATTCATATTATTTCAATAACGTATCAGCTTTCTTAACTATGTTCTTCtatctttatttttctttttacagtccTGCCTCCTATGACTCTGCCAGTCCAGTTGGGTTACAACTGCTTCAGAATGAAGAAATGTCCTGGTACATGATATTTTCACCCTACTTTTGATTATGGAAAAGAGATCTTACAGCTGCTACTGACAAAAATCTTTGTTGAAATATTTTTGTCAGTATATTGTACTTCTTTCCTTATGCTGGATTAGTTTATATCAACACATTGCAATTCCCCACAAGTTCTCTTTTTGAGATCATTGGCAGCAGGGTTAAAAAGGGTACAGTCTTACGAGGAGTTTGGCTGTGTTACTTTTTTCTGCCACTGCAGTATAATATGGTTTGTGTGCAAGAACCTCAAATGTATgtaattgttcttttgttcataaACTTGTCAGAATTATTGTTTAATTGTCCTGAAAAAATGTTCTTGTCTTAACAGTGAAGAGGATGTGCTACGATGGCTGGCAGCTCAGGTTGATGCGAGCAAAGAGTTCTGCCTTTGTGTGTCCAGAACTAATCTCATAGAGCGTGGACTAATGCTTTGGCAGCGCCAGAAGCACAGTTCACCACAAAATGTTTTGAAGGTAACTTTCATGGGAGAGGCAGGGGTTGACACAGGTGCTCTGCGGAAAGAATTTCTTACAGGTTAGTTAATATATTTGTCCATAGTCAACATGAAAGTAATTCATATGTTTTCAGCAACATCTTCACTGAGTGTTGACAGTGGCTTCCTAACCTATCTTTATTTAACTAATTTCCTAGAAATGATTGCTGGTATTGAAACCAGACTATTTGAAGGTGAAGATGGAAAAGGCAAAATGCCCAAATACTCCATCAATGACCTGGATAACGGGCTGTTCCGGTACAACTCAGTATCATACTATTACACAGTGCACCATCTACAGACATGCTTTTAAATCGCACTGTACTCAAACTAGTGCATTTCTTGTCTTTTCAGTGCTGCTGGTGAAATATTTGCTGTGAGCTTAGCTCAAGGTGGCCCAGCACCAAAGATCTTACAAGAATGGTGCTATGATTTCCTTTTAACTGGAAATCTGGAAACAGTTGATGTGAAGGATGTGCATGACCAAGAGTTGTCTTCATTAATCCAGATGGTGTGTTGCACAAGAAATGCatttattttagaaaatgatGCTGTAGGTAG
This sequence is a window from Nothobranchius furzeri strain GRZ-AD chromosome 3, NfurGRZ-RIMD1, whole genome shotgun sequence. Protein-coding genes within it:
- the LOC129164369 gene encoding uncharacterized protein isoform X3; the protein is MYRPTKIAKHWSSFNFTVFLLCKNCDTTPSPVQDLQHMQAGLGKRTLSMPKDFTHAEVSSLFQSTYPKMKTISGGWLLYKAAGGNGRRHLSVVPPESEGYTGSTIRSASAGGKTMLYIVPLQEEFDLTPLPHDAQEFGLMPKAECKTCLKIMPLQLLALHVKQCSAPDTVSDSELDSEPEVVEIPCHYEKPKEGTCPLCQVVFPTRDLEIHASVCGDVGSHLDSPASYDSASPVGLQLLQNEEMSCEEDVLRWLAAQVDASKEFCLCVSRTNLIERGLMLWQRQKHSSPQNVLKVTFMGEAGVDTGALRKEFLTEMIAGIETRLFEGEDGKGKMPKYSINDLDNGLFRAAGEIFAVSLAQGGPAPKILQEWCYDFLLTGNLETVDVKDVHDQELSSLIQMVEEVEDLSSCTEQIINCGYTGPINKDNKDKIKRAIMLHSAARRTLMLRQLREGLQLYGLMGVMEKNRQLCRDLFVAGNSDEVDSFYIVSHLCPKMSEKGTQRHATEIQILNNFQDFLQELEDGSAEDGLSVPDVMQWLTGQAHRHLLLSERETFKIHVNFDHTCMERMPQHTTCYPVVSACTQTITFPSVHFVNKNDFNEKMETAVKSGAGFHLI
- the LOC129164369 gene encoding uncharacterized protein isoform X1, translating into MASDKEPNKQGRRTQQRSPQVAEAATEAVQNILSVLNQSLGNSRTDNSQGQNSRQPQSMDEEMARSFPGLFRRGTKRNSPCMYRPTKIAKHWSSFNFTVFLLCKNCDTTPSPVQDLQHMQAGLGKRTLSMPKDFTHAEVSSLFQSTYPKMKTISGGWLLYKAAGGNGRRHLSVVPPESEGYTGSTIRSASAGGKTMLYIVPLQEEFDLTPLPHDAQEFGLMPKAECKTCLKIMPLQLLALHVKQCSAPDTVSDSELDSEPEVVEIPCHYEKPKEGTCPLCQVVFPTRDLEIHASVCGDVGSHLDSPASYDSASPVGLQLLQNEEMSCEEDVLRWLAAQVDASKEFCLCVSRTNLIERGLMLWQRQKHSSPQNVLKVTFMGEAGVDTGALRKEFLTEMIAGIETRLFEGEDGKGKMPKYSINDLDNGLFRAAGEIFAVSLAQGGPAPKILQEWCYDFLLTGNLETVDVKDVHDQELSSLIQMVEEVEDLSSCTEQIINCGYTGPINKDNKDKIKRAIMLHSAARRTLMLRQLREGLQLYGLMGVMEKNRQLCRDLFVAGNSDEVDSFYIVSHLCPKMSEKGTQRHATEIQILNNFQDFLQELEDGSAEDGLSVPDVMQWLTGQAHRHLLLSERETFKIHVNFDHTCMERMPQHTTCYPVVSACTQTITFPSVHFVNKNDFNEKMETAVKSGAGFHLI
- the LOC129164369 gene encoding G2/M phase-specific E3 ubiquitin-protein ligase isoform X2; the protein is MASDKEPNKQGRRTQQRSPQVAEAATEAVQNILSVLNQSLGNSRTDNSQGQNSRQPQSMDEEMARSFPGLFRRGTKRNSPCMYRPTKIAKHWSSFNFTVFLLCKNCDTTPSPVQDLQHMQAGLGKRTLSMPKDFTHAEVSSLFQSTYPKMKTISGGWLLYKAAGGNGRRHLSVVPPESEGYTGSTIRSASAGGKTMLYIVPLQEEFDLTPLPHDAQEFGLMPKAECKTCLKIMPLQLLALHVKQCSAPDTVSDSELDSEPEPKEGTCPLCQVVFPTRDLEIHASVCGDVGSHLDSPASYDSASPVGLQLLQNEEMSCEEDVLRWLAAQVDASKEFCLCVSRTNLIERGLMLWQRQKHSSPQNVLKVTFMGEAGVDTGALRKEFLTEMIAGIETRLFEGEDGKGKMPKYSINDLDNGLFRAAGEIFAVSLAQGGPAPKILQEWCYDFLLTGNLETVDVKDVHDQELSSLIQMVEEVEDLSSCTEQIINCGYTGPINKDNKDKIKRAIMLHSAARRTLMLRQLREGLQLYGLMGVMEKNRQLCRDLFVAGNSDEVDSFYIVSHLCPKMSEKGTQRHATEIQILNNFQDFLQELEDGSAEDGLSVPDVMQWLTGQAHRHLLLSERETFKIHVNFDHTCMERMPQHTTCYPVVSACTQTITFPSVHFVNKNDFNEKMETAVKSGAGFHLI
- the LOC129164369 gene encoding uncharacterized protein isoform X4, whose protein sequence is MASDKEPNKQGRRTQQRSPQVAEAATEAVQNILSVLNQSLGNSRTDNSQGQNSRQPQSMDEEMARSFPGLFRRGTKRNSPCMYRPTKIAKHWSSFNFTVFLLCKNCDTTPSPVQDLQHMQAGLGKRTLSMPKDFTHAEVSSLFQSTYPKMKTISGGWLLYKAAGGNGRRHLSVVPPESEGYTGSTIRSASAGGKTMLYIVPLQEEFDLTPLPHDAQEFGLMPKAECKTCLKIMPLQLLALHVKQCSAPDTVSDSELDSEPEVVEIPCHYEKPKEGTCPLCQVVFPTRDLEIHASVCGDVGSHLDSPASYDSASPVGLQLLQNEEMSCEEDVLRWLAAQVDASKEFCLCVSRTNLIERGLMLWQRQKHSSPQNVLKVEEVEDLSSCTEQIINCGYTGPINKDNKDKIKRAIMLHSAARRTLMLRQLREGLQLYGLMGVMEKNRQLCRDLFVAGNSDEVDSFYIVSHLCPKMSEKGTQRHATEIQILNNFQDFLQELEDGSAEDGLSVPDVMQWLTGQAHRHLLLSERETFKIHVNFDHTCMERMPQHTTCYPVVSACTQTITFPSVHFVNKNDFNEKMETAVKSGAGFHLI